A single genomic interval of Gossypium raimondii isolate GPD5lz chromosome 11, ASM2569854v1, whole genome shotgun sequence harbors:
- the LOC105803073 gene encoding uncharacterized protein LOC105803073: MQSSTALEPLLFTAHLSTMLKLLNKRIKRLCSRLRWPIRRRSRSVVVIRRLGKLNSKARTDSITKDRAIVVNGSSKVHQDGHLGGLVNSSRPIRIATFNASLFSMAPAMPKADKSSSFDYDNGGFVDGGRSMDLGLRAKSTNDRPKSILKQSPLHPSSMNDKENLSQQQKFVKSKLRVSINLPDNEISLLRNRQLSFAEQGKDGSSSAAAGKAWRGKAPLRSAVSFPTNVGNGIEGCESYRSRKTVLEVLRELDADILALQDVKAEEEKAMKPLSDLAAALGMNYVFAESWAPEYGNAVLSKWPIKRWKVQKIFDDTDFRNVLKATIDVAETGEVDFHCTHLDHLDENWRMKQINAIIQSNDGPHILAGGLNSLEETDYSKERWTDIIKYYEEMGKPIPKVEVMKFLRNEQYTDAKDFAGECEPVVVIAKGQSVQGTCKYGTRVDYILASPNSPYKFVPGSYSVLSSKGTSDHHIVKVDMIKVNDNFEENVSRKRRQPKQKQKVLKITNGSPSPLKCMWKTHT, encoded by the exons ATGCAATCTTCAACAGCTTTAGAACCCCTTTTGTTTACCGCTCACTTATCCACCATGCTCAAACTCCTTAACAAGAGAATCAAGCGCCTCTGTTCTCGCCTCCGGTGGCCGATTCGCCGCCGGTCTAGGTCTGTGGTTGTCATCAGAAGGCTTGGAAAATTAAACTCCAAGGCTCGTACTGATAGTATCACCAAGGATCGTGCTATTGTCGTCAATGGATCTTCAAAAGTTCACCAAGATGGCCATTTGGGTGGTTTAGTAAACTCGTCGAGACCTATACGTATAGCGACTTTCAATGCTTCCCTGTTTTCTATGGCTCCTGCAATGCCTAAAGCAGATAAGTCTTCAAGTTTTGACTATGACAATGGTGGTTTTGTTGATGGTGGGCGCTCCATGGATCTTGGTTTACGCGCAAAGTCTACAAATGATCGCCCGAAAAGTATACTAAAGCAGTCTCCCCTGCATCCGAGTTCCATGAACGACAAAGAGAATCTCTCCCAGCAGCAAAAATTCGTGAAATCCAAGTTAAGGGTGTCTATCAACTTGCCAGATAATGAGATTTCTTTATTGCGAAATCGACAACTGAGCTTTGCGGAACAGGGAAAGGATGGCTCTTCGAGTGCTGCTGCGGGTAAAGCTTGGAGAGGTAAAGCCCCGTTGAGATCAGCAGTGAGTTTTCCGACGAATGTGGGAAACGGAATAGAAGGTTGCGAGAGTTATAGAAGCAGAAAGACAGTGCTTGAAGTCCTGAGGGAGTTAGATGCTGATATATTAGCTCTGCAAGATGTGAAAGCTGAGGAAGAAAAAGCAATGAAGCCATTGTCTGATTTAGCTGCTGCTTTGGGGATGAACTACGTATTTGCTGAGAGTTGGGCACCTGAATATGGCAACGCCGTGCTCTCCAAGTGGCCCATTAAGCGCTGGAAAGTGCAGAAAATCTTTGATGATACAGATTTCAG GAATGTGTTGAAGGCAACTATCGATGTAGCCGAGACCGGAGAAGTTGACTTCCATTGCACACACCTTGATCATCTGGATGAAAACTGGCGCATGAAGCAGAtaaatgcaataattcaatcaaATGATGGTCCACACATTTTAGCTGGTGGCCTCAATTCCTTGGAAGAAACCGATTACTCCAAAGAAAGGTGGACCGATATTATAAAG TATTATGAAGAGATGGGGAAACCAATACCAAAAGTtgaagtgatgaagtttttgaGGAACGAACAATACACTGATGCTAAGGACTTTGCAGGGGAGTGTGAGCCTGTAGTTGTGATTGCCAAAGGCCAAA GTGTACAGGGAACGTGCAAGTACGGAACTCGGGTAGACTACATACTGGCATCACCAAATTCACCATACAAGTTTGTTCCAGGGTCGTATTCGGTCCTGTCATCAAAAGGGACTTCAGATCATCATATAGTAAAAGTTGATATGATAAaagtaaatgataattttgaagaaaatgtcAGTAGAAAGAGACGGCAACCAAAACAGAAACAGAAAGTTTTAAAGATTACAAATGGTTCTCCTTCTCCATTAAAATGCATGTGGAAAACACATACATGA
- the LOC105803072 gene encoding probable LRR receptor-like serine/threonine-protein kinase RKF3 encodes MFLNLHLLFFLFFILPSFPSLLAQSVDVSSCPLNVSILRPVFSDSSRPRSSMECHHIRQGLRLLLSDYLRRTGYFFPPANTSESCWQSYQSLVPDFDIRSSCGFQTAWISQGCMNLTTKVEFEALIPNTTLDDVVSNCNQSLQGSACASCTTSLSNLQTSYLTDNSIANVSDCSAYPSIYAAAVANYLGPTDEGTASCIFSIQLSDNHGSKGKSEQRGVILGVLIGVGVGLVVLIGGSWFVYRKYQDSKRQKGRDRIRSLEMGSLGGSGLASFSESTHLVKFTFDEIKEATRNFSRDNMIGKGGYGNVYKGYLPDGSEVAFKRFKNCSAAGDANFTHEVEVIASVRHVNLVALRGYCTATPTTPLEGHQRIIVCDLMKNGSLHDHLFDSMERRLSWPLRQKIALGTARGLAYLHYGAQPAIIHRDIKASNILLDEKFEAKVADFGLAKFTPEGMTHLSTRVAGTKGYVAPEYALYGQLTERSDVYSFGVVLLEMLSGKKALTMSDDNQPSLVADWAWSLVRNGKTLDVIEDGMPELGPPEVLEKYVLIAVLCSHPELLCRPSMDQVVKMLETDISVHSIPERPIPLVAPISDIEKSISSNGSSQLSSSAGYRTFTYESSHHSTSKEEGISSGFFE; translated from the coding sequence ATGTTCTTAAACcttcatcttctcttcttcctcttcttcatcTTACCTTCCTTCCCATCTCTCCTCGCTCAAAGCGTCGACGTTTCATCATGTCCCTTAAACGTATCCATCCTCCGCCCCGTCTTCTCCGACTCCAGCCGACCCCGCTCTTCCATGGAGTGCCACCACATCCGCCAGGGTCTTCGTCTCCTCCTCTCCGACTACCTCAGGCGCACCGGCTACTTCTTTCCGCCTGCAAACACCTCCGAGTCGTGTTGGCAGTCTTATCAGTCCCTCGTCCCCGACTTCGACATCCGTTCCTCGTGCGGTTTCCAAACTGCTTGGATTTCCCAAGGTTGCATGAACTTAACCACCAAGGTTGAGTTCGAAGCTTTGATCCCCAACACTACGTTAGACGACGTCGTTTCCAATTGTAACCAGTCCTTGCAGGGTTCCGCTTGTGCTTCCTGTACTACAAGCTTGTCCAATTTGCAAACTTCGTACTTGACGGATAATTCGATCGCAAACGTCTCTGACTGTTCGGCCTACCCGTCTATTTATGCAGCTGCTGTTGCCAACTACTTGGGACCAACTGATGAAGGTACGGCCTCTTGTATATTTTCAATTCAGCTCAGTGATAATCATGGTAGCAAAGGTAAGAGTGAGCAAAGAGGTGTGATTTTGGGTGTGTTAATAGGGGTCGGTGTCGGTTTAGTCGTTTTGATTGGTGGGTCTTGGTTTGTTTATAGAAAATATCAGGATTCAAAGAGGCAGAAAGGGAGGGATAGGATCAGGAGCCTTGAGATGGGTAGTTTAGGTGGTTCAGGGTTGGCTTCATTTAGTGAAAGTACTCATTTAGTTAAGTTTACGTTCGATGAGATTAAGGAAGCCACTAGGAACTTCTCTAGAGATAACATGATTGGGAAAGGAGGCTATGGGAATGTGTACAAGGGTTACTTGCCTGATGGCTCTGAGGTTGCTTTCAAAAGGTTCAAGAATTGTTCTGCGGCTGGTGATGCCAATTTTACGCATGAAGTTGAGGTTATTGCTAGTGTTAGGCATGTGAATCTTGTTGCTTTAAGGGGATACTGTACAGCTACGCCCACGACCCCATTAGAGGGTCATCAGAGGATCATTGTTTGTGATTTAATGAAGAATGGCAGTTTACATGATCATCTGTTTGATTCCATGGAAAGGAGACTTAGTTGGCCTCTTCGTCAAAAGATTGCGCTAGGGACAGCTAGAGGACTGGCTTATTTGCACTATGGGGCACAACCAGCAATCATTCATAGGGATATCAAAGCGAGTAATATTCTtttggatgagaaatttgaGGCCAAGGTAGCAGATTTTGGTCTTGCAAAGTTTACACCAGAGGGGATGACACATTTGAGCACCAGGGTAGCTGGAACAAAGGGATATGTCGCCCCTGAGTATGCATTGTATGGGCAATTGACTGAGAGGAGTGACGTGTATAGCTTTGGTGTAGTGCTTCTTGAGATGTTGAGTGGAAAGAAGGCGCTCACTATGAGTGATGACAATCAACCTTCTCTAGTGGCTGATTGGGCCTGGTCATTGGTGAGGAATGGGAAAACTTTAGATGTTATTGAAGATGGCATGCCAGAGTTGGGGCCACCAGAAGTTCTGGAGAAGTATGTATTGATAGCAGTTCTTTGCTCTCATCCGGAGTTACTATGCCGGCCATCCATGGATCAGGTTGTTAAAATGTTGGAAACAGACATTTCTGTTCACTCAATCCCTGAGCGGCCTATTCCTCTGGTAGCTCCTATAAGTGACATTGAGAAATCTATAAGCAGTAATGGCTCTAGTCAGCTCTCAAGTTCAGCTGGTTATCGGACGTTTACTTATGAAAGTAGTCATCATTCTACCAGTAAGGAGGAAGGGATAAGTTCAGGCTTTTTTGAATAG
- the LOC105803071 gene encoding receptor-like cytosolic serine/threonine-protein kinase RBK2, with the protein MEKKVDTCSPTGVLEDFFRTEEFETSCSSKPSTADSANEGSSKQSSRWREFAQLFGYKLKKPLSNFRPLGSLRLSLRRSSSMRDNVTVSPDFLANNTNSYNLKSPVKVFTLSELQIATKNFSSENLIGKGGYAEVYKGSLQNGQLVAIKRLTKGTPDDIIGDFLAELGVMAHVNHPNTAKLIGYGIEGGMHLVLDLSPNGSLASLLYGSKEKLKWDIRFKIAQGAAEGLRYLHEGCKRKIIHRDIKAANILLTKDFEPQICDFGLAKWLPENWTHHTVSKFEGTFGYLAPEYLMHGIVDEKTDVFAFGVLLLELVSGRRALDYSQQSLVLWAKPLLKKNDIRELIDPAIGEEYNLRQMNLVLLAASLCIHRSSIRRPRMNQVVQLLNGNLNSLKSMRKCRIPFFRKAFPEEALNAEEISLAKT; encoded by the exons ATGGAGAAGAAAGTGGATACATGTTCACCAACAGGGGTTCTTGAGGATTTCTTCAGGACTGAAGAATTCGAAACCAGTTGTTCTTCTAAACCATCCACCGCAGACTCAGCCAATGAGGGAAGCTCGAAACAAAGCTCTCGATGGCGTGAATTCGCACAATTATTTGGTTATAAATTGAAGAAACCATTATCCAATTTCCGTCCCCTTGGATCTTTGAGGCTCTCATTGAGGAGGAGCAGTAGTATGAGAGACAACGTCACCGTTTCACCGGATTTTCTTGCCAACAACACCAATTCATATAATCTCAAGTCTCCAGTGAAGGTTTTCACTCTTTCCGAGCTTCAAATTGCCACCAAAAACTTCAGCAGTG AAAATCTTATTGGAAAGGGGGGTTATGCTGAAGTTTACAAAGGGAGTTTACAAAACGGGCAGCTGGTTGCCATTAAACGTCTAACAAAGGGCACACCCGATGATATAATAGGGGATTTCTTGGCAGAGCTTGGGGTTATGGCTCATGTGAACCATCCCAACACAGCTAAGTTAATCGGCTATGGCATTGAAGGTGGAATGCATCTTGTCCTCGACTTGTCTCCAAATGGGAGCTTAGCTTCTCTTCTTTATG GTTCAAAGGAGAAACTGAAATGGGACATCAGGTTTAAAATAGCTCAAGGCGCAGCTGAAGGCTTAAGATATCTTCACGAGGGTTGTAAGAGAAAAATCATCCACAGAGATATCAAGGCCGCAAATATTTTGCTCACCAAGGACTTTGAACCTCAG ATTTGTGACTTTGGGCTTGCAAAATGGCTACCAGAGAATTGGACTCACCATACGGTTTCCAAATTCGAAGGCACATTTGG cTATCTGGCTCCCGAGTACTTAATGCATGGCATAGTGGATGAAAAAACTGATGTTTTTGCCTTTGGTGTACTGTTGCTTGAACTAGTCTCTGGACGCCGAGCTTTGGATTACTCTCAGCAAAGCCTTGTATTGTGG gCAAAACCGTTGCTCAAAAAGAATGATATTAGAGAGCTAATCGATCCTGCCATCGGGGAAGAATACAATTTGCGACAAATGAACCTTGTCCTCTTGGCTGCTTCTTTATGCATTCATCGCTCTTCGATTCGACGCCCTCGAATGAATCAG GTTGTACAGCTTCTTAATGGCAACCTCAATAGCTTAAAGAGCATGAGAAAATGTCGGATCCCGTTCTTCAGAAAAGCATTCCCTGAAGAGGCATTGAACGCAGAAGAAATAAGCTTAGCCAAGACTTGA